In Arsenicicoccus dermatophilus, a genomic segment contains:
- a CDS encoding AMP-binding protein, with the protein MSRPVVTWPAPGATAHEVVADLSVLEAAMAGTGPAVAVPGVLDRPEQVRVPEETAVVIATSGTTGRPKPALLTADALRHAVHGLADVLGTGQSMLAVPPTHITGIAVILRNLAAGRLPLAVAPGHFGPQSFVDAWARRDRSASRHFCTLVPTQLRRLLASPDALAAARELDAIIVGAAPLPAADAALARRLGLRIVVGYGCSETAGGCLYDGRLLPGLSASLDPDGRLRIGVPRWRWATSVARAAMPSRRTRPGCGGIARTTSPAAARTGRSRSSAASTT; encoded by the coding sequence ATGAGCCGTCCTGTCGTCACCTGGCCCGCCCCCGGAGCCACCGCCCACGAGGTGGTCGCCGACCTGTCCGTGCTCGAGGCTGCGATGGCCGGGACCGGCCCGGCCGTGGCGGTGCCCGGGGTGCTCGACCGCCCCGAGCAGGTGCGGGTGCCCGAGGAGACCGCGGTGGTGATCGCCACCTCGGGGACCACCGGCCGCCCCAAGCCGGCGCTGCTCACTGCCGACGCCCTGCGACACGCGGTCCACGGGCTCGCCGACGTGCTCGGCACCGGCCAGTCGATGCTCGCGGTTCCCCCCACCCACATCACCGGGATCGCGGTGATCCTGCGCAACCTCGCGGCAGGGCGCCTTCCCCTCGCCGTGGCCCCGGGACACTTCGGCCCACAGTCCTTCGTCGATGCGTGGGCGCGCCGGGACCGCTCGGCGTCGCGGCACTTCTGCACGCTCGTGCCGACCCAGCTGCGGCGGCTGCTGGCGTCACCCGACGCGCTCGCGGCCGCGCGGGAGCTGGACGCGATCATCGTGGGCGCGGCACCGCTGCCGGCGGCGGACGCGGCGCTGGCGCGACGGCTGGGCCTGCGGATCGTGGTCGGTTATGGCTGCAGCGAGACGGCCGGCGGCTGCCTGTACGACGGTCGCCTGCTGCCCGGCCTGTCCGCCTCCCTCGACCCCGACGGCAGGCTCCGGATCGGGGTCCCCAGGTGGCGCTGGGCTACCTCGGTCGCCCGGGCGGCGATGCCTTCGCGCAGGACGCGGCCGGGGTGCGGTGGTATCGCACGGACGACCTCGCCCGCCGCGGCCCGGACGGGGCGATCGAGATCCTCGGCCGCGTCGACGACGTGA
- a CDS encoding aspartate kinase: MSLVVMKFGGSSVADADSVKRVARRIVETKKAGNDVCVVVSAMGDTTDDLIDLAQQISPLPPLREMDMLLTAGERISMAVMAMAIANLGFTAQSFTGSQAGIITDEQHGKARILDVTPGRVRAAMDGGHIAIVAGFQGVSHASKNITTLGRGGSDTTAVALAAALHADVCEIYSDVDGVFTADPRIVPTARKIDRISSEEMLEMAANGAKILMLRCVEYARRYDLPIHVRSSFSPKEGTLVIDTPEGEAVEASLISGVAHDRSEAKITVVGVPDHPGKAAEIFEALSQAGVNIDMIVQNVSTVQTGLTDISFTLPKTDGPTAAQFLGRVQDRVGFASLQYDDQIGKLSLIGAGMKSNPGVSATFFKALADAGINIEMISTSEIRISVITRDDQLDDAVRSVHTAFGLDSSSGEAVVYGGTGR; encoded by the coding sequence GTGAGCCTCGTGGTCATGAAGTTCGGCGGCTCCTCCGTGGCCGACGCGGACAGCGTCAAGCGCGTCGCGCGACGCATCGTCGAGACCAAGAAGGCCGGCAACGACGTGTGCGTGGTCGTCTCGGCCATGGGCGACACGACGGACGACCTGATCGACCTCGCCCAGCAGATCTCCCCGCTCCCGCCCCTGCGCGAGATGGACATGCTGCTCACGGCCGGGGAACGGATCTCGATGGCGGTGATGGCCATGGCGATCGCCAACCTCGGCTTCACCGCGCAGTCGTTCACCGGCAGCCAGGCCGGCATCATCACCGACGAGCAGCACGGCAAGGCCCGCATCCTCGACGTGACCCCCGGCCGGGTCCGCGCCGCCATGGACGGCGGTCACATCGCGATCGTCGCCGGTTTCCAGGGCGTCTCGCACGCGAGCAAGAACATCACCACCCTCGGCCGCGGCGGCTCCGACACCACCGCCGTCGCCCTGGCCGCGGCGCTGCACGCCGACGTGTGCGAGATCTACTCCGACGTCGACGGCGTCTTCACCGCCGACCCGCGGATCGTCCCCACGGCCCGCAAGATCGACCGCATCTCCAGCGAGGAGATGCTCGAGATGGCCGCCAACGGCGCCAAGATCCTCATGCTGCGGTGCGTGGAGTACGCCCGCCGCTACGACCTGCCCATCCACGTGCGGTCGTCGTTCTCCCCCAAGGAGGGCACCCTCGTCATCGACACACCCGAAGGAGAAGCCGTGGAAGCGTCCCTCATCTCCGGCGTCGCGCACGACCGCAGCGAGGCCAAGATCACCGTCGTCGGTGTCCCCGACCACCCGGGCAAGGCCGCCGAGATCTTCGAGGCGCTCTCCCAGGCCGGGGTCAACATCGACATGATCGTCCAGAACGTCTCCACCGTGCAGACAGGGCTGACCGACATCTCCTTCACCCTGCCCAAGACCGACGGCCCCACCGCCGCGCAGTTCCTCGGCCGGGTCCAGGACCGGGTCGGCTTCGCCTCCCTGCAGTACGACGACCAGATCGGCAAGCTCTCGCTGATCGGCGCCGGGATGAAGTCCAACCCCGGGGTGTCCGCCACCTTCTTCAAGGCGCTCGCCGACGCCGGGATCAACATCGAGATGATCTCCACCTCCGAGATCCGCATCTCGGTCATCACCCGCGACGACCAGCTCGACGACGCGGTCCGGTCGGTCCACACAGCCTTCGGGCTCGACTCCTCCTCCGGCGAGGCCGTCGTGTACGGCGGCACCGGCCGCTGA
- a CDS encoding aspartate-semialdehyde dehydrogenase — MSTGVNLGVVGATGQVGTVVLRILEERDFPVASLRLFASARSAGKTLTFKGQEITVEDAATADPTGLDIAIFSAGATTSKAQAPRFAEAGVVVVDNSSGWRKDPQVPLVVSEVNPHAVADRPKGIIANPNCTTMAAMPVLKPLSDEAGLERLVVSSYQAVSGSGLAGVDELAGQVRRGTDASEGGIEGLTHDGSAVDLGEPVKYVAPIAYNVVALAGSIVDDGSAETDEEQKLRHESRKILELPELRVSGTCVRVPVFSGHSLSINAEFARPITAARATELLSSAPGVEVVDVPTPLMAAGADPSYVGRIRQDRSVDGDRGLVLFISNDNLRKGAALNAVQIAELVAEELGRS, encoded by the coding sequence ATGAGCACTGGCGTCAACCTCGGCGTCGTCGGAGCCACCGGCCAGGTGGGCACCGTCGTCCTGCGCATCCTGGAGGAGCGGGACTTCCCGGTCGCCTCGCTGCGGCTCTTCGCCTCGGCGCGGTCGGCGGGCAAGACCTTGACCTTCAAGGGCCAGGAGATCACCGTCGAGGACGCCGCCACCGCCGACCCGACCGGGCTGGACATCGCGATCTTCTCCGCGGGAGCGACGACCTCCAAGGCCCAGGCGCCGCGGTTCGCCGAGGCGGGCGTCGTGGTGGTCGACAACTCCTCCGGCTGGCGCAAGGACCCGCAGGTGCCGCTGGTCGTCTCCGAGGTCAACCCGCACGCCGTCGCCGACCGCCCCAAGGGCATCATCGCCAACCCCAACTGCACCACCATGGCGGCGATGCCCGTCCTCAAGCCGCTGTCCGACGAAGCCGGGCTGGAGCGGCTGGTCGTGTCCAGCTACCAGGCCGTCTCCGGGTCCGGGCTCGCAGGCGTCGACGAGCTCGCCGGTCAGGTCCGTCGCGGCACCGACGCCAGCGAGGGCGGCATCGAGGGGCTCACCCACGACGGGAGCGCCGTCGACCTGGGCGAGCCGGTGAAGTACGTCGCGCCGATCGCCTACAACGTCGTCGCGCTCGCCGGGTCGATCGTCGACGACGGGTCCGCCGAGACCGACGAGGAGCAGAAGCTCCGCCACGAGTCCCGCAAGATCCTCGAGCTGCCCGAGCTGCGCGTCTCGGGCACCTGCGTGCGGGTTCCCGTCTTCAGCGGCCACTCGCTGTCGATCAATGCCGAGTTCGCTCGGCCGATCACCGCGGCCCGGGCGACCGAGCTGCTGTCGTCGGCGCCCGGCGTCGAGGTCGTCGACGTGCCGACCCCGCTGATGGCCGCAGGAGCCGACCCGTCATACGTCGGGCGGATCCGCCAGGACCGGTCCGTCGACGGGGACCGCGGACTGGTGCTCTTCATCAGTAACGACAACCTGCGCAAGGGCGCCGCGCTCAACGCCGTGCAGATCGCCGAGCTCGTCGCCGAGGAGCTCGGCCGGTCCTGA
- a CDS encoding LLM class flavin-dependent oxidoreductase, with amino-acid sequence MSIPLSILDLAHVAPGQSTREALQESIALARKADQLGGFERLWYAEHHNMRTIASAATSVLVGQVLAATQTIRVGAGGVMLPNHSPLVIAEQFGTLAELYPDRVDLGLGRAPGTDQQTWQALRRDPRASDRFPQDVQELQGYLGERTAVPGIHAYPGWGTRVPLYVLGSSMFGAQLAATLGLPYAFASHFAPDQLRPAMQAYRDRFRPSEQLTAPRAIAALNVIVTDDLESAQEAHGQVVRQRVRAMAGRRGADLTEAEVDLALSSPFGAQVQHMMQHTAVGTRTEVAAYLEQFQELSGADELMVTNVVPGLEQRERALEILATL; translated from the coding sequence ATGAGCATCCCCCTGTCGATCCTCGACCTCGCCCACGTGGCCCCCGGCCAGAGCACCCGGGAGGCGCTGCAGGAGTCGATCGCCCTGGCGCGCAAGGCGGATCAGCTGGGCGGCTTCGAGCGACTCTGGTATGCCGAGCACCACAACATGCGCACCATCGCCTCGGCCGCGACGAGCGTGCTGGTCGGGCAGGTGCTCGCAGCCACGCAGACCATCCGGGTCGGGGCGGGCGGGGTGATGCTCCCCAACCACTCCCCGCTCGTGATCGCCGAGCAGTTCGGCACGCTCGCCGAGCTCTACCCCGACCGGGTCGACCTCGGGCTCGGACGCGCCCCCGGCACCGACCAGCAGACCTGGCAGGCGCTGCGCCGCGACCCGCGTGCCTCCGACCGCTTCCCGCAGGACGTGCAGGAGCTGCAGGGCTACCTGGGCGAGCGCACGGCGGTGCCGGGGATCCACGCCTACCCCGGGTGGGGGACGCGGGTGCCGCTCTACGTCCTCGGGTCGTCGATGTTCGGCGCCCAGCTGGCCGCGACGCTCGGGCTGCCGTATGCCTTCGCCAGCCACTTCGCCCCGGACCAGCTGCGGCCGGCGATGCAGGCCTACCGCGACCGTTTCCGGCCGAGCGAGCAGCTCACCGCGCCGCGCGCCATCGCCGCGCTCAACGTGATCGTCACCGACGACCTGGAGTCCGCCCAGGAGGCGCACGGCCAGGTGGTCCGGCAGCGGGTGCGGGCGATGGCCGGGCGGCGCGGCGCCGACCTGACCGAGGCCGAGGTGGACCTGGCCCTGAGCTCGCCCTTCGGCGCGCAGGTGCAGCACATGATGCAGCACACGGCGGTGGGTACCCGGACCGAGGTCGCGGCCTACCTCGAGCAGTTCCAGGAGCTCTCGGGCGCCGACGAGCTGATGGTCACCAACGTGGTGCCCGGGCTCGAGCAGCGCGAGCGAGCGCTGGAGATCCTCGCCACCCTGTGA
- a CDS encoding M14 family metallopeptidase: MTHPRPTLLALALAGSAGLLASGSAAALPIAQESGSPRPAARSQAPATYVVSGDRTVLRAGLSRSGVDVQGPVGDTATVAGSPAELAVLRSMGLTLTPTASSADRANERVAAIAAQRRAKGVAVRVADDFPAGDEAYHTYAETLSAMDKTVSSHPDLASIRSIGSSTENRDLRMLKLGKGGAGAPEVVITCNQHAREHLTTEQCLYLIDELTQKYATDDRIKKIMDTRVIWVLPMMNPDGSTYDISGGKYQSWRKNRTKNSDGTIGIDPNRNWGYKWGCCNGASGTPSSGTYRGPSAFAAPETKAVADFIKSRRVGGVQQVKAYMDIHTFSELIMWPFGHTTDAVTTNMTQDQYDMHVALGKKLAESNTYTPGQSSELYITDGDSMDWVWGDQQIPTIGMEMYPKSSSGGGFYPPASVIGRETSRNREALLTFLELADCQYKLTGKEATYCKQTPTPTPTSTPTGTPTATATPTATPTSTPTATPTPTATPTSTPTGTPTSTPQPGGNAVTNGGFEAGQSGWTGSNGVVTDNTGRKAHSGTWKLWLGGNGKTTSEYAQQTITVPAGSPKLTYWVAIDTAETSAYSKYDKATVSIDGTAVASYSNLDKTNGYVQKTIDLTKHAGKTVTLKLAATEDSVHQTSFVFDDITVQ; the protein is encoded by the coding sequence ATGACCCACCCCCGCCCCACCCTGCTCGCCCTGGCCCTGGCCGGCAGCGCCGGCCTGCTCGCGTCCGGCAGCGCCGCCGCACTGCCGATCGCCCAGGAGTCGGGCTCCCCCCGCCCGGCCGCCAGGTCGCAGGCCCCCGCCACCTACGTCGTCAGCGGCGACCGCACCGTGCTGCGTGCGGGTCTGTCCCGCTCGGGCGTGGACGTCCAGGGCCCCGTGGGCGACACGGCGACGGTGGCCGGCTCCCCGGCCGAGCTCGCCGTGCTGCGCAGCATGGGCCTGACACTCACCCCCACCGCCTCGTCGGCGGACCGGGCCAACGAGCGGGTCGCCGCGATCGCCGCGCAGCGCCGGGCCAAGGGCGTCGCGGTCCGGGTGGCGGATGACTTCCCCGCGGGCGACGAGGCCTACCACACCTACGCCGAGACGCTCTCGGCCATGGACAAGACCGTCTCCAGCCATCCCGACCTGGCGAGCATCAGGTCCATCGGGAGCAGCACCGAGAACCGCGACCTGCGGATGCTCAAGCTCGGCAAGGGCGGTGCCGGTGCCCCCGAGGTCGTCATCACCTGCAACCAGCACGCCCGCGAGCACCTCACCACCGAGCAGTGCCTCTACCTGATCGACGAGCTCACCCAGAAGTACGCGACGGACGACCGGATCAAGAAGATCATGGACACCCGCGTGATCTGGGTGCTGCCGATGATGAACCCCGACGGCTCGACCTACGACATCTCCGGCGGCAAGTACCAGTCCTGGCGCAAGAACCGCACCAAGAACTCCGACGGCACGATCGGCATCGACCCCAACCGCAACTGGGGCTACAAGTGGGGCTGCTGCAACGGCGCCTCGGGCACCCCCTCGTCGGGGACCTACCGCGGGCCCTCGGCCTTCGCCGCGCCGGAGACCAAGGCCGTCGCCGACTTCATCAAGAGCCGCCGCGTCGGTGGCGTGCAGCAGGTCAAGGCCTACATGGACATCCACACCTTCAGCGAGCTGATCATGTGGCCCTTCGGGCACACCACGGACGCCGTCACGACCAACATGACGCAGGACCAGTACGACATGCACGTCGCGCTGGGCAAGAAGCTCGCCGAGTCCAACACCTACACGCCGGGTCAGAGCTCCGAGCTCTACATCACCGACGGCGACTCGATGGACTGGGTCTGGGGCGACCAGCAGATCCCGACCATCGGCATGGAGATGTACCCCAAGAGCTCCTCCGGCGGAGGTTTCTACCCGCCGGCGAGCGTGATCGGCCGTGAGACCAGCCGCAACCGTGAGGCGCTGCTGACCTTCCTCGAGCTGGCCGACTGCCAGTACAAGCTGACCGGCAAGGAGGCGACGTACTGCAAGCAGACGCCGACGCCCACGCCGACCAGCACCCCGACGGGCACCCCCACCGCCACGGCGACCCCCACGGCCACCCCGACCAGCACGCCTACGGCCACCCCGACCCCCACGGCCACGCCAACCAGCACGCCCACGGGCACCCCGACCTCGACCCCGCAGCCCGGCGGCAACGCCGTGACCAACGGTGGCTTCGAGGCCGGCCAGTCCGGCTGGACCGGCTCCAACGGTGTGGTCACCGACAACACCGGCCGCAAGGCCCACTCCGGCACCTGGAAGCTGTGGCTCGGCGGCAACGGCAAGACCACCAGCGAGTACGCCCAGCAGACCATCACCGTTCCCGCAGGCTCCCCGAAGCTGACCTACTGGGTCGCCATCGACACCGCCGAGACCTCCGCCTACTCCAAGTACGACAAGGCCACCGTGTCCATCGACGGCACCGCGGTCGCGTCCTACTCCAACCTGGACAAGACCAACGGCTACGTCCAGAAGACCATCGACCTGACCAAGCACGCCGGCAAGACCGTCACCCTCAAGCTCGCCGCCACCGAGGACTCCGTCCACCAGACCTCCTTCGTCTTCGACGACATCACGGTCCAGTGA
- a CDS encoding PTS mannitol transporter subunit IICBA encodes MPVATTTASPAGAERVSARVRVQKFGTFLSAMIMPNIGAIIAWGLVTALFIPQGWWPDEHIATVVGPAITYLLPVLIAYTGGANVYGTRGGVVGAFGVMGIIMATSDPLFIGKDGHASPMFLGAMIMGPLTAWTMKKLDSLWEGKIRPGFEMLVNNFSAGIWAMVMAVAGMFLLAPVVLALIAGLGDAVQFLVGHDILPLTSIVIEPAKVFFLNNAINHGVLTPLGIQQASGSAGKSVLFLLEANPGPGLGLLLAYMAFGKGVSRASAPGAAIIHFLGGIHEIYFPYVLAKPRLVAALVLGGMTGVFTNVLLGSGLIAPAAPGSIIAILANTERHSYVGVVLSVLLAALVTFAVAAVLLRTDRSDDIDLAAATADMEARKGRKSSVAGHLAGGAAAGTALAADRPIHAIVFACDAGMGSSAMGSSVLRRKVQAAGHRDVTVVNKAISTLQDEWDLVVTHQDLTARAQQRTASATHVSVDDFLSSPRYDEIVDLIDRTNRSGGTRAPAPATVVDPSPGAGASAADTAAAPVVAGSGVLGREGIELHGQARTRDQAIDEAGRLLVVQGSVDDAYVASMHEREESVSTYMGNLLAIPHGTNEAKGSIRRTAMSFVRYDQPISWNGSDVRFVVGIAGAGDDHLSLLSRLAGVFLDDAQVARLEAARTPDEVEQVLAAVQV; translated from the coding sequence ATGCCTGTGGCCACGACCACGGCTAGCCCAGCCGGAGCGGAGCGCGTCTCGGCCCGGGTGCGCGTGCAGAAGTTCGGCACCTTCCTGTCCGCCATGATCATGCCCAACATCGGCGCCATCATCGCCTGGGGCCTGGTCACCGCCCTCTTCATCCCCCAGGGCTGGTGGCCCGACGAGCACATCGCGACCGTCGTCGGCCCGGCGATCACCTATCTGCTGCCCGTCCTCATCGCCTACACCGGCGGCGCCAACGTCTACGGCACCCGCGGCGGCGTCGTCGGCGCCTTCGGCGTGATGGGCATCATCATGGCCACGAGCGACCCGCTGTTCATCGGCAAGGACGGGCACGCGTCCCCGATGTTCCTCGGCGCCATGATCATGGGTCCGCTGACCGCCTGGACCATGAAGAAGCTCGACTCCCTGTGGGAGGGCAAGATCCGGCCCGGCTTCGAGATGCTGGTCAACAACTTCTCGGCCGGCATCTGGGCCATGGTCATGGCCGTCGCGGGGATGTTCCTCCTCGCCCCCGTGGTCCTCGCCCTCATCGCCGGGCTGGGCGACGCCGTGCAGTTCCTCGTCGGACACGACATCCTGCCGTTGACCTCGATCGTCATCGAGCCGGCCAAGGTCTTCTTCCTGAACAACGCCATCAACCACGGCGTCCTCACGCCCCTGGGCATCCAGCAGGCCTCGGGCTCCGCCGGCAAGTCGGTGCTCTTCCTGCTGGAGGCCAACCCCGGCCCCGGTCTCGGCCTGCTCCTGGCCTACATGGCCTTCGGCAAGGGCGTCTCGCGCGCCTCCGCGCCGGGCGCGGCGATCATCCACTTCCTCGGCGGCATCCACGAGATCTACTTCCCCTACGTGCTCGCCAAGCCGCGGCTCGTCGCCGCGCTCGTCCTCGGTGGTATGACGGGGGTCTTCACCAACGTCCTGCTCGGCTCCGGGCTCATCGCCCCGGCGGCTCCCGGATCCATCATCGCGATCCTCGCCAACACGGAGCGCCACAGCTATGTCGGTGTCGTCCTGTCGGTGCTGCTGGCCGCCCTGGTGACCTTCGCCGTGGCCGCGGTGCTGCTCCGGACCGACCGCTCGGACGACATCGACCTGGCGGCCGCGACCGCGGACATGGAGGCCCGCAAGGGGAGGAAGTCCTCGGTCGCGGGCCACCTCGCCGGCGGCGCGGCTGCCGGGACCGCCCTCGCCGCGGACCGACCCATCCACGCGATCGTCTTCGCCTGCGACGCCGGCATGGGCTCCTCGGCCATGGGCTCCTCGGTGCTGCGCCGCAAGGTCCAGGCCGCCGGCCACCGGGACGTCACCGTGGTCAACAAGGCCATCTCCACCCTGCAGGACGAGTGGGACCTCGTGGTCACCCACCAGGACCTGACCGCCCGTGCCCAGCAGCGCACCGCATCGGCCACCCACGTCAGCGTGGACGACTTCCTGAGCTCGCCCCGGTACGACGAGATCGTCGACCTGATCGACCGCACCAACCGGTCCGGCGGCACCAGGGCGCCGGCGCCCGCCACCGTGGTCGACCCGTCGCCGGGTGCCGGTGCCTCGGCTGCGGACACCGCCGCGGCACCCGTCGTGGCCGGGTCCGGCGTGCTCGGCCGGGAGGGCATCGAGCTGCACGGCCAGGCCCGCACCCGGGACCAGGCCATCGACGAGGCGGGGCGGCTGCTCGTGGTCCAGGGCAGCGTGGACGACGCGTACGTCGCGTCGATGCACGAGCGCGAGGAGTCCGTCTCGACATACATGGGCAACCTGCTCGCGATCCCGCACGGCACGAACGAGGCGAAGGGCTCGATCCGGCGCACCGCGATGTCCTTCGTGCGCTACGACCAACCGATCAGCT